The Streptomyces racemochromogenes DNA segment CCGGGACCTCAAGCGGGTCTTCCAGAGCGAGAACCTCGCCTACCTCAAGAACTTCGGGGAGGCCTGGGGGTACATGCCCTCCGGCGCGTCCGGGGTGTTCGTCGACAACCACGACACCGAGCGCAACGGCGAGACCCTCACCTACAAGAACGGCGCCGACTACACCCTCGCCAGCGTGTTCATGCTGGCCTGGCCCTACGGCTCGCCCGACGTGCACTCCGGGTACGCGTGGACCGACAAGGACGCCGGCCCGCCCAACGGCGGTACCGTCAACGCCTGCTACACCGACGGGTGGAAGTGCCAGCACGCCTGGCCGGAGATCTCCTCGATGGTCGCCTGGCGCAACACCGCCCGCGGGCAGGGCGTCAGCGACTGGTGGGACAACGGCGGTGACCAGATCGCCTTCGGGCGCGGGGCCAAGGCGTACGTCGCCCTCAACCACGAGGCGACCGCGCTGACCCGGACCTTCCAGACCTCCCTCCCCGCCGGCACCTACTGCGACGTGCAGGGCGGCCGCGCCGTGACCGTCGACTCCGGCGGGCGGTTCACCGCCACGCTCCAGCCGCAGACCGCCCTCGCCCTGCACACCGGCGCCCGCGCCTGCACGCAGGTGTCCTCCGCCGGGGCCTCGTTCGCCGTGAACGCCACCACCGTCCCCGGCCAGGACGTCTACGTCACCGGCGACCGGCCCGAGCTCGGCGGCTGGAACACCGCCGCCGCCCTCAAGCTCGACCCGGCCTCCTACCCCGTGTGGAAGCTCGACGTCACCCTCCCGGCCGGGACCTCGTTCGCATACAAGTACGTCCGCAAGGACGCCTCCGGGAACGTCACCTGGGAGAGCGGGGCCAACCGCAACGCCACCGTCCCCGCCAACGGCAAGGTCACGCTGACCGACACCTGGCGCAACTGACCCCCGACCGCACCGCCCCACCCGAGGAGTGACCCCTTGATACGCCCCGCCGCGGGAGCCGTCGCAGCCGCCCTGGCCGTGACGCTCCTGCCCGCCCTCCCCGCGGCCGCCGCCGCGCAGGCCCCCGCGCCGCCGTCGGACGCGAAGCTGGCCGCCGAGCCCGCCCGGCACGACCTGACGCGCGAGCAGTTCTACTTCGTGCTCCCGGACCGGTTCGCCAACGGCGACCCGCGCAACGACCGGGGCGGGCTGGCCGGCGGCCGCCTGGAGACCGGCTACGACCCGACGGACAAGGGCTTCTACCAGGGCGGGGACCTCAAGGGGCTCACCGACCGCCTCGACTACATCAAGGGGCTCGGCACCACCGCCATCTGGCTGGCGCCGATCTTCAAGAACCAGCCCGTCCAGGGCAGGGGCGCGGACGCTTCGGCGGGCTACCACGGCTACTGGATCACCGACTTCACCCAGGTCGACCCGCACTTCGGCACCAACGCCGACCTGGAACGGCTCGTCGACAAGGCGCACCGGAAGGGGATGAAGGTCTTCTTCGACGTCATCACCAACCACACCGCCGACGTCGTCGACTACCGCGAGGGTTCGCACGAGTACCTGTCGAAGGGGGCCTTCCCCTACCTGACCAAGGACGGGGTCCCCTTCGACGACTCCGAGTACGGCGACGGCCGCGCCGGCGGGAAGGAGAGGTTCCCCGAGGTCGACGCCAGCCGGTCCTTCCCGCGTACGCCCTTCGTGCCCGAGGGGAAGAAGGACGCCAAGGTCCCCGCATGGCTCAACGACCCGGCGATGTACCACAACCGGGGTGACTCCACCTTCGCCGGGGAGTCCTCGGAGCAGGGCGACTTCTCCAGCCTCGACGACCTGTGGACCGAGCGCCCCGAGGTCGTCAGCGGGATGGAGAAGATCTACCAGAAGTGGGTCAAGGACTACGAGATCGACGGCTTCCGCATCGACACGGTCAAGCACGTCAACACCGGCTTCTGGACCCAGTGGGCGACCGCCCTCGACAAGTACGCGGCCCAGCGCGGCCGCCCGGACTTCTTCATGTTCGGCGAGGTGTACTCCGCCGACACCGCCGTCACCTCCCCCTACGTCACCCGCGGCCGCCTCGACGCCACCCTCGACTTCCCGCTCCAGGACGCCCTCCGCGCCTACGCCTCCCAGGGCGCGCCCGCCGGCCGGCTGGGCTCCGTACTCGCCGACGACTACCGGTACACCACCGACAAGGCCAACGCCTACGAGCAGGTGACCTTCCTCGGCAACCACGACATGGGCCGCTTCGCCTCCTTCCTCAAGCAGGACCGGCCCGGGGCGGGGGAGCGGGAGCTGCTCGACCGGTACCGGCTGGCCAACGAGCTGATGTTCCTCTCCCGGGGCAACCCGGTGATCTACTCGGGCGACGAGCAGGGCTTCACCGGCTCCGGCGGAGACAAGGACGCCCGCCAGCCGCTGTTCGCCACCCGCGTCGCCGACTACCTGGACGACGACCAGCTCGGAACGGCGCGCACGCACGAGAGCGATGCATACGATCCGGAGCACCCGCTCTACACCCAGATCAGTGCTCTCTCGAAGCTGACCAAGGCCCACCCGGCCCTGCGCGACGGCATCCAGAGCGAGCGCCTCGCCGACGGCTCCGCGTACGCCTTCGCCCGCACCGACCCCAAGACCCGTACCGAATACCTGGTCGCCGCCAACAACAGCGGCACCGCCCGCACCGTCGAGGTCGACGCCCCGCCCGGCGCCTCCTACCGGCCCCTGTACGGCGCCACCGGCCCCGGCGGCACCCCCTACGCCGCCCCCGCCCCCGTCACCGCCTCCCCGGCCGGCAAGCTCACCCTGAACCTGCCCGCCCTCGGCACCGTCGTCCTCCAGGCCACCGCCCCCCTGCCCGCCCCCACCGCCAAGCCGTCGCTCACCCTCAAGGCCCCCGCCCCCGGCGCCACCGGCACCGTCGAGCTGTCCGCCGACCTCACCCCCGGCACCGGCCCCGGCGCCCTCACCCGCGTCGTCTTCGCCGCGCAGACCGGCACCGGCAAGTGGCAGGTCCTCGGCTCCGCCGACCACGCCCCCTACAAGGTCACCCACCCCATCGACCAGGCCACCCCCGCCGGAACACCCATGCGCTACAAGGCCGTCGCCGTCGACTCCGCCGGCCGCACCGCCTCCGCCCTCGCCGCCTCCACCACCGGGCAGACCCCGCCGCCCACACCCCCCACCGCCACCCAGCGCGACCACGCCGTCGTCCACTACCACCGCCCCGACGGCGACTACACCAACTGGCGCCTGTACGCCTGGGGCGACCTCGCCGACGGGGAGGCCACCCCCTGGCCCGAGGGTCACCCCTTCACCGGCCGCGACGCCTACGGCGCCTTCGCCTACGTCCGCCTCAAGCCCGGCGCCTCCTCGCTCGGCTACCTCGTCATCGACAAGGACGGCAACAAGGACGGCGCCGCCGACCGCACCCTCGACCTGACCCGGACCGGCGAGATCTGGCTCGAACAGGGCCAGGAACCCGCCCGCACCGACCGCCCCGCCTACCCGCCGCAGGACCAGGCCAAGGCCGTCCTGCACTACCAGCGCCCCGACGGCTCCCACGACGGCTGGGGCCTGCACGTGTGGAACGGCGCCGCCACCCCCACCGACTGGTCCAAGCCCCTCCCGCCCACCCGCACCGACTCCTACGGCGCCGTCTACGAGGTCCCCCTCACCCCCGGCGCGACCAGCCTCAGCTACATCCTCCACAAGGGCGACCAGAAGGACCTGCCCACCGACCAGTCCCTCGACCTGAAGGCCACCGGCCACGAGGTGTGGCTGCTCGGCGGCCGCGAGAAGTACCTCCTCCCGCAGCCCGCCGGCTCCTCCGCCGCCCTCGACCTCACCAAGGCCGAGGCCGTCTGGATCGACCGCGACACCCTCGCCTGGAACGCCCCCACGACGGCCGCCTCCCTCCAGCTCCTCGCCTCCCGCGACGGCCGGATCACCACCCACGGCGGCGTCCTCCACGAGGCCGGCGCCCAGTGGCTGCGGCTGAACCGCTCCGCCCTCACCCCCGCCCAGAAGCAGAAGTTCCCGCACCTGGCCGGGTACACCGCGCACACCGTCGACCCCCGCGACCGCGACCGCGTACGCGAGGCCCTGCGCGGCCAGCTCGTCGCGAGCGCCCGCGCCGCGAACGGCGCCGTCCTCGCCGCCACCGGCGTCCAGCTCGCCGGCGTCCTCGACGACCTGTACGCCAACGACGCCCCCCTCGGCCCCGCCTTCGAGGACGGCCGCCCCACCCTCTCCGTCTGGGCCCCCACCGCCCGGCAGGTCGCCCTCGAACTCGACGGCCGCACCGTCCCCATGCGCCGCGACGACACCACCGGCGTCTGGTCGGTGCGCGGCGACCGCTCCTGGACCGGCAAGCCCTACCGCTACGCCGTCACCGTCTGGGCGCCCAGCACCCGCCAGATCGTCCGCAACCTGGTCACCGACCCCTACTCCACCGCCCTGACCACCGACTCCACCCACAGCCTCGCCGTCGACCTGGCCGACCCGAAGCTCGCCCCGCCCGGCTGGAAGGAACTGCGCAAGCCCGCGCCCGTCCCCTTCACCAGCGCACAGATCCAGGAGCTGCACGTCCGCGACTTCTCCGTCGCGGACGCCACCACCAGACACCCCGGCCAGTACCTGGCCTTCACCGACACCGGCTCCGACGGCATGCGGCACCTGCGCGACCTGGCCGCCGCCGGCACCTCCTACGTCCACCTCCTGCCCGCCTTCGACTTCGGGACCGTCCCCGAGGACCCCAAGGCCCGCACCGAACCCGCCTGCGACCTGGGGGCCCACGCCCCCGACTCCGAACAGCAGCAGGCCTGCGTCGCCGCGGCCGCCGCCAAGGACGGCTTCAACTGGGGCTACGACCCGCTGCACTACACCGTCCCCGAGGGCTCCTACGCGAGCGACCCGAACGGCACCGCCCGCACCGTCGAGTTCCGCAGGATGGTCCAGTCGCTGAACGGCGCCGGCCTGCGCACCGTCATGGACGTGGTCTACAACCACACCGTCGCCTCCGGGCAGTCGGACAAGTCGGTCCTCGACCGGATCGTCCCCGGCTACTACCAGCGGCTCCTCGCCGACGGCTCCGTCGCCACCTCCACCTGCTGTTCCAACACCGCCCCCGAGAACGCCATGATGGGCC contains these protein-coding regions:
- a CDS encoding carbohydrate-binding module family 20 domain-containing protein, translating into MARSRSLSARAGRAALATAALAAVSLTVQAPQASAAPPGGKDVTAVLFEWRFADVAKACAGSLGPAGYGYVQVSPPQEHVQGSQWWTSYQPVSYKIAGRLGDRAAFKGMVDACHAAGVKVVADSVINHMAGPADPGATFTGTGGSAYSKYSYPGLYSGADMDDCRAEISNYQDKANVQNCELVKLADLDTGEEYVRGRIAGYLNDLLSLGVDGFRIDAAKHMPAADLANIKSRLSNPSAYWKQEAIHGAGESVSPAEYLPSGDVQEFRYARDLKRVFQSENLAYLKNFGEAWGYMPSGASGVFVDNHDTERNGETLTYKNGADYTLASVFMLAWPYGSPDVHSGYAWTDKDAGPPNGGTVNACYTDGWKCQHAWPEISSMVAWRNTARGQGVSDWWDNGGDQIAFGRGAKAYVALNHEATALTRTFQTSLPAGTYCDVQGGRAVTVDSGGRFTATLQPQTALALHTGARACTQVSSAGASFAVNATTVPGQDVYVTGDRPELGGWNTAAALKLDPASYPVWKLDVTLPAGTSFAYKYVRKDASGNVTWESGANRNATVPANGKVTLTDTWRN
- the pulA gene encoding pullulanase-type alpha-1,6-glucosidase encodes the protein MIRPAAGAVAAALAVTLLPALPAAAAAQAPAPPSDAKLAAEPARHDLTREQFYFVLPDRFANGDPRNDRGGLAGGRLETGYDPTDKGFYQGGDLKGLTDRLDYIKGLGTTAIWLAPIFKNQPVQGRGADASAGYHGYWITDFTQVDPHFGTNADLERLVDKAHRKGMKVFFDVITNHTADVVDYREGSHEYLSKGAFPYLTKDGVPFDDSEYGDGRAGGKERFPEVDASRSFPRTPFVPEGKKDAKVPAWLNDPAMYHNRGDSTFAGESSEQGDFSSLDDLWTERPEVVSGMEKIYQKWVKDYEIDGFRIDTVKHVNTGFWTQWATALDKYAAQRGRPDFFMFGEVYSADTAVTSPYVTRGRLDATLDFPLQDALRAYASQGAPAGRLGSVLADDYRYTTDKANAYEQVTFLGNHDMGRFASFLKQDRPGAGERELLDRYRLANELMFLSRGNPVIYSGDEQGFTGSGGDKDARQPLFATRVADYLDDDQLGTARTHESDAYDPEHPLYTQISALSKLTKAHPALRDGIQSERLADGSAYAFARTDPKTRTEYLVAANNSGTARTVEVDAPPGASYRPLYGATGPGGTPYAAPAPVTASPAGKLTLNLPALGTVVLQATAPLPAPTAKPSLTLKAPAPGATGTVELSADLTPGTGPGALTRVVFAAQTGTGKWQVLGSADHAPYKVTHPIDQATPAGTPMRYKAVAVDSAGRTASALAASTTGQTPPPTPPTATQRDHAVVHYHRPDGDYTNWRLYAWGDLADGEATPWPEGHPFTGRDAYGAFAYVRLKPGASSLGYLVIDKDGNKDGAADRTLDLTRTGEIWLEQGQEPARTDRPAYPPQDQAKAVLHYQRPDGSHDGWGLHVWNGAATPTDWSKPLPPTRTDSYGAVYEVPLTPGATSLSYILHKGDQKDLPTDQSLDLKATGHEVWLLGGREKYLLPQPAGSSAALDLTKAEAVWIDRDTLAWNAPTTAASLQLLASRDGRITTHGGVLHEAGAQWLRLNRSALTPAQKQKFPHLAGYTAHTVDPRDRDRVREALRGQLVASARAANGAVLAATGVQLAGVLDDLYANDAPLGPAFEDGRPTLSVWAPTARQVALELDGRTVPMRRDDTTGVWSVRGDRSWTGKPYRYAVTVWAPSTRQIVRNLVTDPYSTALTTDSTHSLAVDLADPKLAPPGWKELRKPAPVPFTSAQIQELHVRDFSVADATTRHPGQYLAFTDTGSDGMRHLRDLAAAGTSYVHLLPAFDFGTVPEDPKARTEPACDLGAHAPDSEQQQACVAAAAAKDGFNWGYDPLHYTVPEGSYASDPNGTARTVEFRRMVQSLNGAGLRTVMDVVYNHTVASGQSDKSVLDRIVPGYYQRLLADGSVATSTCCSNTAPENAMMGRLVVDSVVTWARQYKVDGFRFDLMGHHPKANILAVRKALDGLTVAKDGVDGKKIVLYGEGWNFGEVADDARFVQATQKNMAGTGIATFSDRARDAVRGGGPFDEDPRVQGFASGLFTDPNGSPAAGTPAEQRARLLHAQDLLKVGLSGNLASYAFTDSAGRRTTGAGVDYNGAPAGYAAAPGDALAYADAHDNESLYDALAYKLPAGTSTADRARMQVLAMATAALSQGPALSQAGTDLLRSKSLDRNSFDSGDWFNALHWDCRDGNGFGRGLPPAADNRAKWPYAKPLLTGPAPGCAEITGASAAYRDLLRIRTTEPAFALTTAEAVQQRLSFPLSGPEETPGVLTMALGDLVVVFNATPADQRQRVPALAGAGYALHPVQAAGADAAVKRSAYDPATGEFTAPARTVAVFRRG